In a genomic window of Punica granatum isolate Tunisia-2019 chromosome 6, ASM765513v2, whole genome shotgun sequence:
- the LOC116210905 gene encoding proline-rich receptor-like protein kinase PERK9, translating into MASESPSASPPRPSMLPPRASPPPPTPEPAMVPVLPSVPPSPSISPPPPAPRPSGSNSLPSPPPPSPSGGSSSPPLPPLEAVPPSKPPPPPPPPSVSPITRLFPPPPPTTSPERSPPPPPLPGQPPPSDRAVVSPPPPPPLLPPPPTSGKGPESSPLPPPPSAKSSKRSPPPPRPAKAPESSPAPPASKLSPPPPRWNRPKASSPPPPSGPPTGTPPPSASSSHSPSTSLPPPHSEQAGPPSPSTVSPLFPTRTSPPSADSPTPISRNSSETSSLVKENSSIGTGSIVGISIGIGVFILSFIGLAIWCAKCRRRKGSRFSSGHIISTSISTSLASDASSVKIPSSAPLMGSSSRSEILYFPNEPPGGFGNSRLWFTYDDLAKATDGFSADNFLGEGGFGSVYKGRLQDGREVAVKQLKVGAKQGEREFMAEVDIISRIHHRHLVSLVGYCIADDRKLLVYDYVPNNTLYFHLHGKGRPALDWATRVKIAAGAARGLVYLHEDCHPRVIHRDIKSSNILLDNNFEARVSDFGLAKLALDAHTHITTRVMGTFGYMAPEYALSGKLTEKSDVYSFGVVLLELITGRKPVDTSQPLGDEGLVEWARPLLSQALDHEEFEGLADPKLSGNYVESEMFRMIEAAAACVRHSAAKRPRMGQILRAFDNFAASDLTNGMRLGESKVFNSAQQSLEIRAFQKKQFGSQGSSTEYYTQTIRTI; encoded by the exons ATGGCTAGTGAATCACCATCTGCCTCCCCGCCGCGCCCCTCCATGCTGCCGCCACGGgcttctcctcctccccccACTCCTGAGCCGGCGATGGTCCCTGTTTTGCCTTCTGTCCCTCCGAGCCCGAGTATTTCACCTCCTCCGCCGGCCCCGCGACCAAGTGGCTCTAATTCATTGCCTTCTCCACCTCCCCCATCGCCTTCAGGTGGCTCTTCATCGCCACCGCTTCCACCCCTTGAGGCAGTTCCTCCGTCAAAGCCGCCTCCGCCACCGCCACCGCCATCTGTGTCCCCGATAACTCGTCTTttccctccaccaccaccCACAACTTCCCCTGAACGCTCGCCTCCACCTCCTCCTCTGCCTGGCCAACCACCACCATCTGATCGGGCTGTAGTTTCACCTCCACCGCCACCGCCACTGCTACCACCGCCTCCAACATCGGGAAAGGGCCCTGAAAGTTCCCCACTGCCGCCACCACCGTCGGCAAAGTCCTCCAAAAGGTCCCCACCGCCACCACGACCAGCGAAGGCCCCTGAAAGTTCCCCGGCTCCGCCAGCATCTAAACTTTCACCACCACCACCGAGGTGGAACCGCCCTAAAGCTTCATCTCCGCCTCCACCTTCAGGTCCTCCAACCGGTACACCTCCACCGTCTGCATCGTCCTCACATTCCCCTTCAACTTCCCTGCCTCCACCGCATTCCGAACAAGCGGGTCCGCCCTCACCCTCTACCGTCTCTCCACTGTTTCCAACCCGCACTTCACCCCCCAGTGCTGATTCTCCGACTCCAATTAGTCGCAACTCCAGTGAAACGAGTTCTCTTGTCAAGGAGAACTCCAGTATAGGTACCGGCAGTATAGTGGGCATCAGTATAGGAATCGGAGTATTTATCCTAAGCTTCATTGGGCTCGCGATTTGGTGTGCAAAATGTCGAAGGAGAAAGGGATCTAGATTCAGCAGCGGTCACATTATTTCGACTTCCATCAGCACTTCCCTGGCATCAG ATGCCTCCAGCGTGAAGATCCCTTCTTCGGCACCTCTCATGGGGAGCAGTTCCAGGAGCGAGATCTTATACTTTCCCAATGAGCCTCCTGGTGGGTTCGGGAACTCCAGATTATGGTTTACTTACGATGATCTGGCGAAGGCCACGGATGGATTTTCAGCAGACAATTTCTTGGGCGAAGGTGGGTTTGGCTCGGTCTATAAGGGACGCCTACAGGATGGGCGAGAAGTGGCTGTGAAGCAGCTCAAAGTCGGGGCCAAGCAAGGGGAACGAGAATTTATGGCCGAAGTCGATATTATTAGTCGTATCCACCACCGCCACTTGGTTTCCCTCGTTGGCTACTGCATTGCTGATGATCGGAAGCTGCTGGTGTATGACTATGTGCCTAACAACACCCTTTATTTCCACCTGCATG GAAAAGGCCGGCCTGCACTTGACTGGGCTACCCGCGTGAAGATTGCTGCTGGCGCAGCTCGTGGCCTCGTTTATCTCCATGAAGACT GTCATCCTCGAGTTATCCACCGTGACATCAAGTCATCGAACATTCTTCTAGATAACAACTTTGAAGCACGG GTATCAGACTTTGGACTTGCCAAATTAGCTCTCGATGCTCATACACATATTACAACTCGTGTTATGGGAACATTCGG GTATATGGCTCCTGAGTATGCATTAAGTGGAAAATTAACCGAGAAGTCTGATGTATACTCATTTGGAGTTGTGCTTCTGGAGCTAATCACAGGTCGGAAGCCTGTGGATACGTCTCAGCCCCTTGGAGATGAAGGCCTAGTTGAATGG GCTCGACCTTTGCTGAGCCAGGCGCTCGATCATGAAGAGTTTGAAGGTTTGGCGGATCCAAAGCTTAGCGGTAACTATGTTGAGAGCGAAATGTTTAGAATGATCGAAGCTGCTGCAGCTTGTGTGAGGCATTCAGCCGCAAAGAGGCCAAGAATGGGACAG ATCCTGAGAGCGTTCGATAATTTTGCGGCATCTGATCTAACAAACGGAATGAGACTTGGGGAAAGCAAGGTATTTAACTCGGCTCAGCAATCGTTAGAAATTCGGGCGTTTCAGAAGAAGCAATTTGGGAGTCAAGGCTCCAGCACAGAGTACTATACCCAAACTATCCGGACTATCTGA
- the LOC116210907 gene encoding uncharacterized protein LOC116210907, with translation MEEDWNALAADCVVISCCCQCLILQIVVFVLLRLPYKLIRKTRELAKRRLGRRRKPRSKAKGMVESMKCRCGEDHGWMILDGLSIEVDDGDECMKEVEKVLGELVERGEFAFGSFWGRGSCRQQIGSSQSQGFDFTNVVHFHLIEVVGPRICKT, from the coding sequence ATGGAAGAAGACTGGAACGCTCTTGCTGCCGACTGCGTGGTCATCTCGTGTTGTTGCCAGTGCCTGATCCTTCAGATCGTCGTCTTCGTCCTCCTCAGGCTCCCATATAAGTTGATCCGAAAAACTAGGGAACTCGCAAAGAGAAGGCTCGGGAGACGAAGGAAACCGAGGTCCAAAGCAAAAGGTATGGTCGAGTCTATGAAGTGCCGATGCGGAGAGGACCACGGGTGGATGATCCTTGATGGTTTGTCGATCGAAGTTGATGATGGGGATGAATGTATGAAGGAAGTAGAGAAAGTGTTGGGGGAATTGGTGGAGAGGGGGGAGTTTGCATTTGGGAGCTTCTGGGGCAGGGGAAGTTGTCGACAACAAATTGGGAGCTCCCAAAGTCAAGGATTTGATTTTACAAATGTTGTACATTTCCATTTAATTGAAGTTGTCGGTCCTCGTATTTGCAAAACATAG
- the LOC116210906 gene encoding probable calcium-binding protein CML15 translates to MATAALQSEQLKDIFRRFDMDSDGSLTQLELAALLRSLGLKPTGDQLHSLLSAVDANSNGKVEFDELVSVLIPDDLSAAPDDLFIKQEQLLEVFRSFDRDGNGFITAAELAGSMAKMGHPLTYRELSEMMREADTNGDGVISFSEFATIMARSAVDFLGFPSS, encoded by the coding sequence ATGGCGACGGCGGCCCTCCAATCGGAGCAGCTGAAGGACATTTTCAGGCGATTCGACATGGACTCCGACGGCAGCCTGACCCAGCTTGAGCTCGCCGCCCTCCTCCGGTCGCTCGGGCTGAAGCCCACCGGTGACCAGCTCCACTCCCTCCTCTCCGCCGTCGACGCCAACTCCAACGGCAAGGTCGAGTTCGACGAGCTCGTCTCCGTCCTCATCCCCGACGACCTCTCCGCCGCCCCTGACGACCTCTTCATCAAACAGGAGCAGCTCCTCGAGGTCTTCCGCTCCTTCGACCGCGACGGCAATGGCTTCATCACCGCGGCCGAGCTCGCCGGCTCCATGGCCAAGATGGGCCACCCCCTCACCTACCGGGAGCTCTCCGAGATGATGCGGGAGGCCGACACCAACGGTGACGGCGTCATCAGCTTCAGCGAGTTCGCCACCATCATGGCCCGCTCCGCCGTAGATTTCCTCGGATTCCCCTCATCGTAG